The following proteins are encoded in a genomic region of Oncorhynchus kisutch isolate 150728-3 linkage group LG6, Okis_V2, whole genome shotgun sequence:
- the nup88 gene encoding nucleoporin 88 — MAAFAGERWRSELPSHDIFFKLREKLDLEPKANCRKTAKNLTFCLNGDIFVWNDADSVFYTTNLRQLNSEDSIESVKYQTLLCINPPRFEVCQVLLSPTQYHVALIGQRGVTVLELPQRWGKRSEFEGGRSEVNCKTIPVAERFFTSSASVTLRQAAWFPSETEEPHLVLLTSDNTIRFYGLKEPQTPARALSVSQSEEDSSVHTRGRSYAASLGEIAVAFDFGPVAGAPQQLTGQRSKEDVLVYPLYILYENGETYLSYTSLAHSLGSLSKPIGPLPMYPAAEDNYGYDACAVLCLPCVPNILVIATETGTLYHCVVLEAEEEEETGAVERWLRGSEAVPSLYVFECVELELTLKLPAGEEEEPVESDFTCPIRLHRDPLCQHRYHCTHEAGVHSIGLTWFNKLHKFLQSDEDKDSLQELAAEHRCIVEHILCTRPLSSSLSAPVRGFLIVSDLSLGATMICITSTYECLLLPLLSSIRPPSPPLLCSHPGVGSASSPLRGLHDDSFEQHIRNILARSSTNPLMLRAGDKDTSSPPPECLQLLSRATQVFREEYILKQDIAREEMQRRVKLLTGQKNKQLEDLALCREERKSLRESAELLADKYEDAKYRQEATMSRVKQVLGSLRSQLPVLSDSEKDMKKELQTINDQLRHLGNGIKQVNMKKEYQKKQMDKGLSPARATVALNPHQRKCVQGVIKEQGEHIGEMMKQIKDIKNHFSV; from the exons ATGGCGGCGTTTGCTGGCGAGCGATGGAGAAGCGAGCTACCAAGTcatgatattttttttaaattacgaGAGAAACTTGATTTGGAACCCAAAGCGAATTGCAGGAAAACTGCAAAGAATCTGACATTTTGCCTCAATGGTGACATATTCGTGTGGAACGACGCAGACAGTGTTTTTTACACGACCAACCTGAGGCAGCTGAATTCGGAGGACAGCATTGAGAGTGTGAAATATCAG ACTCTGCTGTGCATCAATCCACCACGGTTTGAAGTGTGCCAGGTGTTGCTGAGCCCGACACAGTACCATGTTGCACTCATTGGACAACGGGGTGTCACCGTTCTAGAATTACCACAGCGGTGGGGCAAGAGGTCCGAGTTTGAAGGAGGACGGAGTGAAGTTAACTGCAA GACTATTCCTGTGGCTGAGCGTTTCTTCACCAGCTCAGCCTCCGTGACCCTGCGGCAGGCCGCCTGGTTCCCCAGTGAGACGGAGGAGCCCCACCTAGTGCTACTGACCTCTGACAACACCATCAG GTTCTACGGGTTGAAAGAGCCTCAGACTCCAGCTAGAGCACTATCAGTTTCCCAGTCAGAGGAGGACAGCAGTGTACACACTCGTGG GCGCTCCTATGCAGCCTCTCTGGGCGAAATCGCTGTGGCTTTTGACTTTGGGCCAGTGGCTGGCGCCCCTCAACAGCTCACAGGCCAGCGGTCCAAGGAGGATGTGCTAGTGTACCCCCTCTACATCCTCTACGAGAACGGAGAGACCTATCTGAGTTACACCAGCCTCGCACACAG TTTGGGAAGCCTCAGTAAGCCCATTGGGCCCTTACCCATGTACCCCGCGGCGGAGGATAACTATGGTTATGACGCCTGTGCCGTGCTCTGCCTGCCCTGTGTTCCCAATATCCTGGTCATCGCCACAGAAACAGGCACACTGTACCATTGCGTGGTGCtggaagcagaggaggaggaggagactgga GCAGTGGAGCGGTGGTTGCGGGGCTCGGAGGCAGTGCCCTCTCTCTacgtgtttgagtgtgtggagcTGGAGCTCACCCTCAAACTGCCcgcaggggaggaggaagagcctGTGGAGTCCGACTTCACTTGCCCAATCCGACTGCACAGAG ACCCCCTGTGCCAGCACAGATACCACTGCACACATGAGGCAGGAGTGCACAGTATAGGCCTCACTTGGTTCAACAAACTACACAAGTTCCTCCAGTCAG ATGAGGACAAGGATAGTCTCCAGGAGCTGGCTGCTGAGCACCGCTGCATCGTAGAGCACATTCTCTGTACCAGGCCTCTAAGTAGCAG CTTGTCAGCTCCAGTACGGGGCTTCTTGATCGTGTCAGACCTGTCTTTGGGTGCAACCATGATCTGCATTACCAGCACCTATGAGTGTCTACTACTGCCTCTCCT GAGTTCCATTcggcctccctctcctcccctgctgtGTTCCCACCCGGGGGTAGGCTCAGCTAGCTCTCCTCTGCGTGGATTGCATGACGACTCCTTTGAGCAGCACATCCGCAACATCCTGGCCCGGAGCTCCACCAACCCTCTCATGCTCAG GGCAGGGGACAAGGACACATCGTCTCCTCCTCCAGAGTGTCTCCAGCTGCTGAGCAGAGCCACCCAGGTTTTCAGGGAGGAGTACATCCTCAAACAGGACATTGCCCGTGAGGAGATGCAAAGAAG GGTGAAACTGCTGACCGGACAGAAGAACAAGCAGCTGGAGGACCTAGCCCTGTGCCGAGAGGAAAG GAAAAGTCTGCGAGAGTCTGCAGAGCTTCTGGCTGATAAGTACGAGGATGCCAAGTATCGCCAGGAAGCCACCATGAGCAG GGTGAAGCAGGTTCTGGGCAGTCTGCGCAGTCAGCTGCCCGTTCTGTCTGACAGCGAGAAGGACATGAAGAAAGAGCTGCAGACCATCAACGACCAGCTGCGTCACCTGGGCAATGGCATTAAACAA GTAAATATGAAGAAGGAGTACCAGAAGAAACAGATGGACAAAGGGCTGTCTCCAGCCAGAGCTACTGTCGCCCTCAACCCCCACCAGAGGAAGTGTGTCCAGGGAGTGATAAAGGAACA ggGAGAACACATAGGAGAAATGATGAAACAGATCAAGGACATCAAGAACCATTTCAGTGTCTGA